Genomic DNA from Propionispora hippei DSM 15287:
ATCCTTCAGTCAGGACCACCCGTAAAACGGGTGGCTTGATTACGCCCTATAAGGGCAAGGTACTAGCTGAGTCTCAAGACTCACTGAAAAAGTCCGCCAACCGCATAACCTTTTCAGTCAGCCCCTAAAGGGGCTCTTTTTATGACTTTTTCACGGGCTCACCCGTAAACGGGTCTGTCAATTCCTTCAAACTTAGCTGGTCGACAATTATATCTTCTTGTAACTGCTCTCGGATATATTTTGCTATTGCCTCTTTGTTTCGTCCCACCGTATCCACAAAATATCCTTTGCACCAAAAATGCCTGTTTCCATACTTATATTTTAAAT
This window encodes:
- a CDS encoding transposase; the encoded protein is LKYKYGNRHFWCKGYFVDTVGRNKEAIAKYIREQLQEDIIVDQLSLKELTDPFTGEPVKKS